The DNA window AGCGCGGTAGGCACAATGCCTGGGTGCCACCACTGAGCATCACCAGCCCCGACGACCCGCGCATCGCCGACTACCGGGCACTTACCGACGTCGAACTGCGCACCAAGTGGGAACCCCCGAACGGGCTGTTCATCGCCGAAGGCGAGCTGGTCATCCAGCGTGCACTGCGAGCCGGGTACCGGATGCGCTCCGCCCTGGTCGACCAGAAACGCGCCGACCAGCTCACCGGCCTGCCCGCGGACGCCCCGCTCTACACCGCGCCCGCGCCCGTCCTCGAGTCGATCACCGGCTTCCACGTGCACCGGGGCATCCTGGCGTCGTTCCACCGCCGCGACCTCACGCCGCTCGGCGAGCTGCTGGCCGGAGCGAAACGCCTGGCCGTCCTGGAGGGCCTGAACACGCACACCAACCTGGGCGCCCTCTTCCGCAGCGCGGCCGCCCTCGGTATCGACGCGGTGGTCCTCTCACCCAACTGCGCTGACCCGCTCTACCGCCGGGCCGTGCGGGTCAGCATGGGTGAGGTGTTCGCCATCCCGTACGCCAAGTCGGAGAACTGGCCGGAGACCCTCGCCACGATCCGCGAAGCGGGCTTCACCCTGCTCGCCATGACCCCGGCCGACGACGCGGTCGCCCTGCAGGACCTGACACCGGCCCAGCGCGAACGCCCCGCCCTCCTCCTCGGCGCCGAAGGCCCCGGCCTCACCCCGCACGCCCTGCGCGCCAGCGACGTCCGCGTCGCCATCCCCATGCGCAACGGCGTCGACTCCCTCAACGTCGCCACCGCCGCGGCGATCGCCTTCTGGGAACTATGCCGATGATCGGGTACGGGCGACCCCGCCCCCAACCGCACTGAGACCGTCCCGCCCGTTCCGCGCGGCCACCGTCCGGCCGCCGGCCGCAGCGCGGCCGCCGGGACACGTCAGTGGTCCCGGTGCGAGCCGTCCCGCCCCCGATGAGGTCCCCGCCCGCGCCGCCGGGGCACGGGCGGGACGGGTCAGGGGACCGCGTAACCGGGGATGGACGGCCATCGGACGGTCAGCACCACCGATTCCTCGGCGGCCACCCACGAGTGATCCACGCCGCGCGCCCACACCACGTAATCGCCCTGCTTGTCGAGCACCACGGTCCGCTCCGGGAACTCCATGTGGAAGCAGCCGCTGATCAGCACGAGCAGCGCCGTCCGGTCCTCGCCGCGCACCCACTGCGCCCGCCGGTCGCCCTTCGGATGGCGGCCCCACTTGATCTCGACGTCCGTGCTGTGCCGCAGGTCGCCCTCGGGCTTGAAGTGGCCGAGCAGCCACCCCCGATCGGCGAGCGCGTCCGGGTCGGCGTTACCGACGTAGATCCCATCTGTCACGGTCGCCGACGCTACCGGGTGGCGCCGAGCACCGCCGCCACGAGCGGGCCGACCTCGCGGGCCGCCCCGCCGGGATAGGTGCAGCGCTGCCGGGTGTAGGCGATCACGAGGCCGCGGGACGGATCGGCCAGAGCGTGCGTGCCGGAGACGCCGCTGTGACCGAAAGCGGTCTCGCTGAGCCCCGGGTAGCGCAGGTGCTGGATCTCGAAGCCGAGGCCGAAGTGGTTGCGCTCGCCGGTGACTCGGTCGAAGCCGTCGGAGGTGCGCGCGGCGAACTCCGCGAGGGTGTGCCGGTCGACGAGCGGCGCCCGGCCGCCGGTGCCCCAGAGCGCTGCGGCGTACATCGCGGCCAGGCCTCGTGCGCTGGCCACGGCCGCGCCGGAGACCGGGCCGCGGGCGCGCACGACGGGCGTGTTGATCCACTCGACGATGTCGGTGGGCGGGTGGGCGTTCCGGTTGAACGCGACGGCGGTGAGGCTCCGGGGCGGGATGACCGTCGTGTCGGCGGCCGGCAGAACCGGGCGGTAGCGCGACTCGTCGGGCCCGCCGAGGAAGACGTCGACGCCGAACGGTGACCGGATCAGATCAAAGAACAACTTCTGCAGGGTACGGCCGGTGGCGTGCCACACGACTTCACCGAGGACCGCCCCGATCGTGAAGGCGTGGTACCCGTACGCCGTGCCGGGCTCCCAGTACGGCGCCTGGTGGAGCAGCCGGGCCGCCACCGCACGGTCGTCGAGGAGCTCGTCCGGGGTGAACCCGCCGTCGACGCCGATCAGCCCGGAGCGGTGGGCGAGCAGGTCCCGCAGCGTGAGGCGGGGGAGCGGGAACGCCGGCCAGTACTCGGCGACCCGGCGGTCCAGCTCCAGCACGCCGTCGTCCACGAGTCGCGCGATCACCAGGTAGACCGCGCCCTTGCCGGCCGAGAACACCCCGGTCAGCGCGTCACCGTCACCGGCCGCCGCGGTCCACAGGTCGACGACGAGCCGGCCGTCCACGTGGACGGCCAGCTGCGCGCCGGGATCCCCGGGCAACCCGGCGAGCACGTCGGCCACCGGGGCGAACGAGTCGTGGGCGTGTCCCCGTACCGCAATGGTGGCCGGCGCCGGACCGCGCCGGTCTCGCGTCGTGGGGTAGATGATCAGACCGCCTCGTCGAGGATCTTCCGGTAGGCCGGGGGAATGTGATTCGGGCCGCCCGGCGTGAAGACGGCGCTGTGTGACGCGTCGGCCCACGCGGAGGCGGGCACGGCGGCGCGCAGCGCGACGAGCACCGGGGCGTCGTCGGTCAGCAGAGAGAGCGCGACCAGGCACTCCTCGGCCTCGCCGACGCACTCGAACGGCTTGTGCGCGTCCACGCCGAGCAGTTCGAGGAAGCCGGGGACCTGGGCCGGGTCGGCGAACAGGTCGTGGCCGAAGATGTGCGCGAGTCGTTCGCGGGGCATGTGCGGAGCCATCGCCAGGTAAACGAACCGGCACTTCGGACAGTCACCGCACCAGCGTGCCGTCGGGTCGTGAAGTTTGAACGCCTTGTTACAACTGGTGACGACGTCATCATACGCTGTGTAACCGGCGAAGAGCTGGGCGATGTGCAGCTCGGAGAGCGTGCGGAGCAGCGAGAAGTACGGGTCGGCAAGCCCCGCGTACGCCGTGACGGCCGCCCGCAGCAGGCCCTCCGCGGTCGCGCCCTTGGACCACTGGTGGTTGACCTCGTGACCGTTCCAGATCAGGTTCGGGTCGGAGGCGGAGCGCTCGTTCGACATCACCACCGGACCGAGGCCGTGCCAGACCGCGGTGGCGATCGCGATCAGCGAGTTGATCGCGGTGACCGGGATGTGGCCGTTCAACGCGCCGGCCTTGTTCAGCTCGAACAGCCGGGGGTCGAGCTTGCGGCGGGCGGCTAGGGCGGGCAGGCCGGACGCGGCGTTGACGTTCTCGATCACCGGGTTCGGGTTCACCGAGAACGGCACCGGGTCGAGCCCGGCGGCGCGGAGGATCTCCAGCGTGACGATCGAGTCCTTGCCGCCGCCGACCGCGGAGAGCGGCCTTCCCGACATCTCCGAAATTTCGGCATCCGGGAGCGCGCCGGGCGTGTCGATCGTGAGCTCCAGCACGTGCGGCAGCTGGTTGCGGTACGCGTACTCCGCCAGCCCGTCGGTGTAGACCGCCGTGAAGAACGCGGTCACCGCCTCGGGCACGGCCTTCGGCGCCTCGATCCGCGGGGACGCGCCCACCTTGTAGTAGCTGACGCCGGCCACCACGTGCAGCAGGTCGAGAACCCGGTAGAACGCGTCCGGCACCTCCCGCCGGTGAGGCAGCGGAAACGTGATCGTCTCGGTGAAGCGCAGCGGCTCCGGCCCGTCGAGCAGGTAGTCGAACGCCGCCACCCCGGTCGTGGGATCGAACGTGTACGAGGGGAAGCGCATGACGTCGAACTGCACCCGGAAACTCCTGTCTTCTGGCCGACGGGCAATATTAGTTCGGTTCGACGAGACGTGATTCGGTTAGGGGAGAGACGTGCGCCTGGCAGACCTGCGTGGCCGCTCGGTGGCGGTCTGGGGCACCGGCCGCGAGGGCCGGGCCGCGGTGACCGCGATCGCGAAGCACGAGCCGTCCCGGCTGATCGCCGTCGACGACAGCGCGAACTACCTCGCCACGCCCTGGCAGGACGAGTTCGCGGCCCTCGCCCCGCTGGCCGGCGGTGAGCACGCGCAGGCCGCGCTCTACACGGCGGACGTCGTAGTGCGGTCACCCGGCGTGCCGCTGACCCACCCGTACCTGGCGGAACTGCGCGCCCGCGGCGTCACCGTGACCGGCGGCAGCGCGCTGTGGATGGCGGAGAACGCCGCCAAGACCGTCGGCGTGACCGGCAGCAAGGGCAAGAGCACGACGTCCAGCCTGATCAGCCACCTGCTCGCGGCGGTCGGCAAGCCCAACGCCTACGGTGGCAACATCGGCGTGCCGCTGCTCGATCTGCCCGAATCTGATCTGTACGTGCTGGAGCTCTCCAGTTACCAGTGCGCCGACCTGACCGACTCGCCGCGGGTCGCCGTGGTGACGTCGCTCTTCCCCGAGCACCTCGACTCGCACGGCAGTGAGCAGGCCTACTACCGGGACAAATTGAACCTTCTCCGGTACGGGCCCGAGCTGATCGTGGTCAACGCGGAGGACACCCGGCTCCGTGACGAGATCCGCGGGCTGACCGATGCCGGCGGGTTCCCGCCGGTGCCGGCCGCCGCCGAGGACTCCCGGTTCCGGGTCGAGGACGGGGTTGTCTACTGCAGTGACGAGCCGCTGTTCGCGCGGTCGGCGCTGGAGCTGAAGGGCCGGCACAACGAGCGGAACCTGTGCGTGGCGCTCGCGGTGCTCGACGGGATGGGTGTGGACGTGCTGGGGTTGCGGGACGAGCTGGAGGCGGCTGTCCGGTCGTTCCGGGGCTTGCCGCATCGGCTCACCGAGATCGAGGACCCGTCCGGCGTGACGTTCGTGGACGACACGCTGTCGACGAGCCCGTACTCGGCGATGCACGCGATCGAGGCGTACGAGGATCGGCCACTCACCGTGCTGGTCGGTGGTACGGATCGCGGGTTGGACTACGCGCCGTTACGTTCTTTCCTGGAGTCCCGCACACTCACCGTGATCGGCTTGCCGGACAGTGGGGCACGCATCATCTCGGAGATTTCGGATTTGTCGGGCGTAAGGACGATGCTGGCGGAGGATCTGGTGGACGCGGTGCGCCTGGCGCGCGAGGTCACCCCGGTCGGCGGGGTGGTGCTGCTGTCCCCGGCGGCGCCGAGTTACGGCCGCTTCCGCAACTTCGAACACCGCTCCGAAGTCTTCACCCAGGCAGTCCACGACACCGCCAAGTAGCTCCCACCGCGTAGGGCGGCGCCACCCGCGCCGCGCCGCTGTGCGCCCGCCCCGTCCCGCCCGCCCCGCCCCGCCCGCCCCGTCCCGCCCGCCCCGCACCGCCTCGTTGTGTGCCCGCATCGCATGGCGCCGGGCCGCCCGCTGCGTTGCGCGCACCGCGCCGCGGTGCCTGCTGCGCCGCCCGCGCCGCGTCGCCTCGTGGTGCGCCGCGCCGCCCTCGATGTGCCGCCCGCATCGCGCAGCCTCCTGGGCGCGCGATCTTGGCGAGTTGTGCCCGTGAGCTGACCGCGATCTGCCTAGATCTGCGTGGCTGGGGGTGCCGCGCGGGCGGCGACTCGGCCGGCGGCGGGGTGAAGGGCTGAGGAAGCGCCTGGCCGGGGCCGGCTTCGCGGGGCGTTGTCGTGGCTTCTGGGTGGGCGTTCGACCTCGTACGGAAAATTTTTTGATCTTGTTTCCGGAGTAACGGCGAGGTTTCGCCGCGTCACGGAGATTGACCGAACGGACTAGTCCGCGTCAATCGAACGGGCAGGCCGAGAGAGCCGTTCGCCCGAGGACAAAACGGGCGTTAATGGTGCATGTGATGGCGGACACATCGTAAGGGTTATTTGCTGATTGATGGACGTCATCCGCCCTCCGCGAAACATCAGTTCATTACCGCAGCTCAGGTAACGGTTTGAAAACTTCACCCAACCGCTTGACATGAAGGGTCGGTTAGTAAGAACTTTTACCGCGACAGTAAACAGTCCTTCCTGAAAGGGTGTCCGATGGCTGAGCCGGAGATGGACGGCACCGCGTCAACCGCGGTCGCCGACTCGCTGGTTCGCGGCCAGACCACCCTCAACGGGAGTCATGGGCCGCGGGAAATGCCTGCTGAGGGCGTGCTTCTGCGCGTTCGCACGCTGCTGCCGGAGTTCACCGGCGCGCTGCAGCGGGTGGCCGAGCAGGTGCTCACCGACCCG is part of the Actinoplanes missouriensis 431 genome and encodes:
- a CDS encoding serine hydrolase domain-containing protein is translated as MADVLAGLPGDPGAQLAVHVDGRLVVDLWTAAAGDGDALTGVFSAGKGAVYLVIARLVDDGVLELDRRVAEYWPAFPLPRLTLRDLLAHRSGLIGVDGGFTPDELLDDRAVAARLLHQAPYWEPGTAYGYHAFTIGAVLGEVVWHATGRTLQKLFFDLIRSPFGVDVFLGGPDESRYRPVLPAADTTVIPPRSLTAVAFNRNAHPPTDIVEWINTPVVRARGPVSGAAVASARGLAAMYAAALWGTGGRAPLVDRHTLAEFAARTSDGFDRVTGERNHFGLGFEIQHLRYPGLSETAFGHSGVSGTHALADPSRGLVIAYTRQRCTYPGGAAREVGPLVAAVLGATR
- the murD gene encoding UDP-N-acetylmuramoyl-L-alanine--D-glutamate ligase, translated to MRLADLRGRSVAVWGTGREGRAAVTAIAKHEPSRLIAVDDSANYLATPWQDEFAALAPLAGGEHAQAALYTADVVVRSPGVPLTHPYLAELRARGVTVTGGSALWMAENAAKTVGVTGSKGKSTTSSLISHLLAAVGKPNAYGGNIGVPLLDLPESDLYVLELSSYQCADLTDSPRVAVVTSLFPEHLDSHGSEQAYYRDKLNLLRYGPELIVVNAEDTRLRDEIRGLTDAGGFPPVPAAAEDSRFRVEDGVVYCSDEPLFARSALELKGRHNERNLCVALAVLDGMGVDVLGLRDELEAAVRSFRGLPHRLTEIEDPSGVTFVDDTLSTSPYSAMHAIEAYEDRPLTVLVGGTDRGLDYAPLRSFLESRTLTVIGLPDSGARIISEISDLSGVRTMLAEDLVDAVRLAREVTPVGGVVLLSPAAPSYGRFRNFEHRSEVFTQAVHDTAK
- a CDS encoding cupin domain-containing protein, translated to MTDGIYVGNADPDALADRGWLLGHFKPEGDLRHSTDVEIKWGRHPKGDRRAQWVRGEDRTALLVLISGCFHMEFPERTVVLDKQGDYVVWARGVDHSWVAAEESVVLTVRWPSIPGYAVP
- a CDS encoding TrmH family RNA methyltransferase — protein: MPPLSITSPDDPRIADYRALTDVELRTKWEPPNGLFIAEGELVIQRALRAGYRMRSALVDQKRADQLTGLPADAPLYTAPAPVLESITGFHVHRGILASFHRRDLTPLGELLAGAKRLAVLEGLNTHTNLGALFRSAAALGIDAVVLSPNCADPLYRRAVRVSMGEVFAIPYAKSENWPETLATIREAGFTLLAMTPADDAVALQDLTPAQRERPALLLGAEGPGLTPHALRASDVRVAIPMRNGVDSLNVATAAAIAFWELCR